The genomic stretch CATTATTATACGCGTCTCTGTCGAAAGGATTACCATAAAGAAAAAGTCTTCCAGTCGtggaacgagaaaaaaatttctcctccctccccctggcgcattattttttttatcattcctttcctcgctctctctctctctctctctctctctctcttccgtcTGATTCTTTTCCTGCCTTTTTGCTTTCGTTTTTGAAATATGGGTACAGCGGCACACGATCTCGAGCAGCAGCGCGATCGGCGAGCGAACCGGTCCGCGACGCAGTGCCGAATTTGCGCGGCCGACATCGCCCTCGACGACGACGGGATGCATATCTTCGCCGAGGACGGCCGCCGTCATTATCTACAGACCAAGATACGAAAATATCTGCATATCCTGGTAAGTGATAGAAGCGCGTATTTCGCGCGAcgcgcatttttttcatttcccaCCCCTTTtccctcttctctttttttcaaaattcgttTCTCCCTCTACGCGACGTGTGTACGCCTctctgtgtgtatgtatatgtgcctCTCTGTCACAATCACGTGCCGGTCGTGATAAATTTCGGCTGAATTTCGATTTTCGAAACTCGCCTCGCGCCGATTTTGCGGAAGCGGCGATTTCGACCGATTATCGaggataaaatcgataaatacaCACAGTGATGATGATTTCAATGATAATGTGTAAGATCATCGATGCATGCGCGATCTTTGGCGATcgcgcgataaaattatttctatttgctGTAATAATTCCTTGCGATTATCGCGATAAATCCAAGATGAaggtattataattttcgagTCGATCGACTCAttaatttccttttcttttgcGATTAATGACATTTCCCGAGTCGCCAATAAATCGACTCGTTCGTCTAAAAATAACGACGACATTTTTGGGGGTTTGGATGCTTAAGGTGCGCAGTGACGTGTCAATCATATTTGGCGAAAATCTACGgccaaaaattataattataccaGTCTTAATGAATCGAAATGTCAATGAGCTAATTGTATATAGAATAATGCGATAATCGGGTGATCGTATACATGCCAAATACGTCTGTCGAGCGCGACCATTTTGTGCAGAGCTACAAAAGTGTTAAAAATTAGCATTTTATTGATTGCAATAAGTATACCGTGttctgtatatgtgtgtgcgctcTATATAAGTATACtacatctataaatataatcggaAATGAGGGCTGTGCGTAGGGGGAGCGGCGTCgggcaaaataaattatggaaaataCGTCAATCAGATTCCattgcgtaataaaaaaaaatacggcagctttttctttaaataagcGGCAGATTTTCCCATTCGAACCGAAATTGTCGGCGCTTGTAATAAGAAGCTAGGTTAAGTGTataggataaaatatatagaaaaaaattgcaacgcattgtgtaaataaaaaacaaaataacaataataaagaaaaataaaaaataatgaaatcaatatgataataataaattaatatataacatttgcagaaagataaatatatttttatatcataaaaaatagaaatatgtaaataataatgcattaattttgcaatagtaATCACTTCTtatcttttaaagatatatgtaaatgtagtatattttaaaattataaattaattgttattcttTTTAGGTATCATTGGaggataaattttcaaaaatggtCTGTTCTATATGCATTAAGAGATTGGAGGGTGTCCATCGCTTTGCAATGATGGCATACCGTACCCAAGAAAAGTTGAGATcacagttttataataatattgacaatACAAATCTCGTACAAGATGATGAGATACagaatattaaagatactGCAAAGAAGACAGAAGATCGAGGATTGTTACATTCAATATTGACAAAAGTATGTCATATATTGTTGATttgtttcacatttttatgtgtaattCATTATCACTGTATTCTGCAGGGTgtgatagaaattttaactGAAGATGAGCCACTGGAACCATCAGAATTAAATTCCCAAGAGGACAAACGTCATACTCCAAGCATGGAGGAAATGGAGGTAAAAGTGGATCCAATGCTATTTTTACAATGCGGTATGGAACAGTCTGCATCGGAAGCTTCAGATTCCTCAGACAACGAGGAAGAAATAACAGGAACATATTCACCTGAGCCACTACCTTTAACAAACaagtagaaatttttatgttattagtaatataaagtgtaatattatataaaactgttggcttgtttgaaaaaatcaacaaCTGAATTCAcacaagttttttatttattctagaaatattgaagcagaagaagaagatgaagagaaaaaagacgaAAGCGAGTCTAAATTGTATGAGGACagtgaaaaaattacatctaaCACATCAACCAAACCACACGAATGTACAATATGTGCTCGATCTTTTATATCGCAAATTGGTTTGCAAAATCACTTGTGGTCACATTTACCCAGAGAAAGAAGGTTCGATGGAAAGCCTATTTTACGATCTCAACACGTTTATTCTACAAACGGTGTACTTCACACGAACAGTGATAACAATTCGTCCAGCAATTTCATCTGTCCAATctgcagtaaaaaaatttctacaaaaGGAAATTTGAAGGTGCATTTAGAGACGCACAGGCCTAAGGGAAAATATGGATGTGATATATGTGGAAGAATGTGCGTTTGTATATTgcgttgtaataatatttataacaattatttatttataataattaggaatttaattaaaatacgttaaaaatttttaaaatgtaattaaatttttatttaataacaaattattttgcacgatttgcacatttaatattaatattttttgtattctaagtttttaatctataatatgtGCTAATCATTATCTGTTAATACATTGTCTTCAACAGATTTCCATAAGTATCactaaagataatttaatttcttacagTTTTAAAACGCAATCGAATTTATTCAGACACAAAGAATATCATGGCGGCATACAGTTTCCATGTAATGTATGCGGGAGAGTGTATCCGACGAATTCAACGTTACGTGCCCATAGCATAACGCATTCAGATTTAAGACCGCACGCATGCCCACTTTGTGATAAAACGTTCAAGCGAAATCAGGATCTAAAATTCCACATAAATCAGCATACGGGTGCGAGGCCTTATCAGTGTCCTTACTGTCCGAAAGCTTTCGCGAGCTCCGGCAATTGTTTTTCACATCGTAAAAGAATGCATCCTCGAGAGGTCCATCGGGATCGACAAAGAGCAGCAGATTTAATGAGATGAACCATGGGTAGTCAATATGAGGACTGGTCTTAGAATATCAGAGAGATATTCTATCGAGTGATGATCGTATATTGATCATATATCAGTATCTAtcgtaaacataaatttatttccagaGAGTAACGGTGCTAATGTAtgaaaacgaaaaattttgtatgctttattgtttttaacttatttatatacatttagcATTAAGTATGTTGTTGTTGgtattatatactttgttagttatttaatgaatatgtcTTTCTACTGTCTCATAGGGATGTTTGTTAATATGAGATATTGGTGAACTTCCATCGTTGTTAATGAACCTAGCGATGAAGTACTTTACTACAATGACAGAGAAAGTAAGTTTGAAATTTCATAGCCAGATTTAAGTATTGATACTTCttagttttattttcgaaGCATATTAATGCAAGTATATgcattactttaataatagaaaataataattgttaaatgtttctagatatataagtattatttaaagttgacaaatgttatttgttattagaaattaacatcagcatattttgtttttgtgataaaaatgtcTCCACACTGCCATTTTAtgcatatcttatttttaatattttttttatacttgctCTTTAAAACAGTATTGGCGTAGATAGTAAaacttatgatttataatttatttctataaaaacgaatttatatatgtagcaAGATTGTAAAACTAGTTTTATACTCTACACGTACATACATGACATTTATCTTAACAACTCTGTGATAATTGTATTGGTACTGATCGTTTTATACTGGTTATGAAATTTACAACTTACCGGCTGATATATAATAGGAATATTATTGTATGAGCatagattatatatgattgtagcattattcaaacaatgaaaattctaaagaaagacataattattttattcacagCAATTGAGAAGGGAATTTCACAGGGAACTTTATacgggatatatatatatatcgaccaaaaagagaaaagaagaaaatttgtgaaaagaaaaaaagttttgtagtTTGTGACATATTTTTAGCACAATATGAAcatcatcataaatattaagactGTATACGAAAATTATGTGTCAAATTAggtagtaattttaaaaataaaaacaagacCGAACGTTTCAGTCACAGGAAACAAATCTAGTCGTCGCAgtattaattatcgataagCAAGACGTAGACGCCGTAGtcgatattatacaaatacgtTATTCTTATAAGCAAGATATATGAGATAAATGTTAAACAGAAGTCTGAGTAGTTTTTTAGGGACACATAATTAAGTTAGTTATTAGTTCGTGTAACGTAGATAATAGCCCGTGCTTCCGTA from Cataglyphis hispanica isolate Lineage 1 chromosome 3, ULB_Chis1_1.0, whole genome shotgun sequence encodes the following:
- the LOC126859460 gene encoding zinc finger protein 493-like isoform X1, with product MGTAAHDLEQQRDRRANRSATQCRICAADIALDDDGMHIFAEDGRRHYLQTKIRKYLHILVSLEDKFSKMVCSICIKRLEGVHRFAMMAYRTQEKLRSQFYNNIDNTNLVQDDEIQNIKDTAKKTEDRGLLHSILTKGVIEILTEDEPLEPSELNSQEDKRHTPSMEEMEVKVDPMLFLQCGMEQSASEASDSSDNEEEITGTYSPEPLPLTNKNIEAEEEDEEKKDESESKLYEDSEKITSNTSTKPHECTICARSFISQIGLQNHLWSHLPRERRFDGKPILRSQHVYSTNGVLHTNSDNNSSSNFICPICSKKISTKGNLKVHLETHRPKGKYGCDICGRIFKTQSNLFRHKEYHGGIQFPCNVCGRVYPTNSTLRAHSITHSDLRPHACPLCDKTFKRNQDLKFHINQHTGARPYQCPYCPKAFASSGNCFSHRKRMHPREVHRDRQRAADLMR
- the LOC126859460 gene encoding zinc finger protein 493-like isoform X2, which codes for MKVSLEDKFSKMVCSICIKRLEGVHRFAMMAYRTQEKLRSQFYNNIDNTNLVQDDEIQNIKDTAKKTEDRGLLHSILTKGVIEILTEDEPLEPSELNSQEDKRHTPSMEEMEVKVDPMLFLQCGMEQSASEASDSSDNEEEITGTYSPEPLPLTNKNIEAEEEDEEKKDESESKLYEDSEKITSNTSTKPHECTICARSFISQIGLQNHLWSHLPRERRFDGKPILRSQHVYSTNGVLHTNSDNNSSSNFICPICSKKISTKGNLKVHLETHRPKGKYGCDICGRIFKTQSNLFRHKEYHGGIQFPCNVCGRVYPTNSTLRAHSITHSDLRPHACPLCDKTFKRNQDLKFHINQHTGARPYQCPYCPKAFASSGNCFSHRKRMHPREVHRDRQRAADLMR
- the LOC126859460 gene encoding zinc finger protein 493-like isoform X3, which produces MENTSIRFHCVSLEDKFSKMVCSICIKRLEGVHRFAMMAYRTQEKLRSQFYNNIDNTNLVQDDEIQNIKDTAKKTEDRGLLHSILTKGVIEILTEDEPLEPSELNSQEDKRHTPSMEEMEVKVDPMLFLQCGMEQSASEASDSSDNEEEITGTYSPEPLPLTNKNIEAEEEDEEKKDESESKLYEDSEKITSNTSTKPHECTICARSFISQIGLQNHLWSHLPRERRFDGKPILRSQHVYSTNGVLHTNSDNNSSSNFICPICSKKISTKGNLKVHLETHRPKGKYGCDICGRIFKTQSNLFRHKEYHGGIQFPCNVCGRVYPTNSTLRAHSITHSDLRPHACPLCDKTFKRNQDLKFHINQHTGARPYQCPYCPKAFASSGNCFSHRKRMHPREVHRDRQRAADLMR
- the LOC126859460 gene encoding zinc finger protein 625-like isoform X4, which codes for MVCSICIKRLEGVHRFAMMAYRTQEKLRSQFYNNIDNTNLVQDDEIQNIKDTAKKTEDRGLLHSILTKGVIEILTEDEPLEPSELNSQEDKRHTPSMEEMEVKVDPMLFLQCGMEQSASEASDSSDNEEEITGTYSPEPLPLTNKNIEAEEEDEEKKDESESKLYEDSEKITSNTSTKPHECTICARSFISQIGLQNHLWSHLPRERRFDGKPILRSQHVYSTNGVLHTNSDNNSSSNFICPICSKKISTKGNLKVHLETHRPKGKYGCDICGRIFKTQSNLFRHKEYHGGIQFPCNVCGRVYPTNSTLRAHSITHSDLRPHACPLCDKTFKRNQDLKFHINQHTGARPYQCPYCPKAFASSGNCFSHRKRMHPREVHRDRQRAADLMR